The following are encoded in a window of Anopheles gambiae chromosome X, idAnoGambNW_F1_1, whole genome shotgun sequence genomic DNA:
- the LOC1272172 gene encoding signal transducer and transcription activator isoform X4, giving the protein MSLWARVNQLPQPILEQIRFIYGSNFPIEVRHYLADWIEERLLNAPVYTNDQEAVYEQDAANFLNQLIMELERTAINLPESNFTIKIRLNESARNFRQLFSHNPAQLYQHLMNCLHRERQCVAYPDECVNVQDPEVTEVFNAVQQLQIMVRTNENDNRNLMKEYEHLLLEVHELQKNRAQLETIENAEMRAHAHNQLAQHQKMVNDRLQLCTGKRLALVDGFRKTILITDEVQNKVLNKYLSQWKINQGFAGNGASMMSASNLDTIQAWCESLAEIIWSTKDQIRLAIKNKSKLHVEQEDVPDLLPQAMVDVTNLLKMLITNTFIIEKQPPQVMKTNTRFAATVRLLVGNTLNIKMVNPQVKVSIISEAQAQQTQQTNKASEQSCGEIMNNIGNLEYNETTKQLSVSFRNMQLKKIKRAEKKGTECVMDEKFALLFQSSFAVGHGDLVFSVWTISLPVVVIVHGNQEPQSWATITWDNAFADINRIPFQVPDKVIWNQLAEALNMKFRASTGRSLTAENMHFLCEKAFKTNLPFPVPNDLTIMWSQFCKEPIPDRSFTFWDWFYAAMKVTREHLRGPWMDGSIIGFIHKSKAEDYLLKCPRGTFLLRFSDSELGGITIAWVNEGNDGQPQILHIQPFTAKDFSTRSLSDRIRDFDDLFYLYPNKPKHEAFDRYTTPAGPPRNKNYIASEVRAVLMPGPTNNQMNSFPNTPSYNIQSPDASRDTPSTGYGQTNYGQVPDFELENIGMFSSQYH; this is encoded by the exons ATGTCACTGTGGGCCCGGGTGAACCAGCTGCCGCAGCCGATCCTGGAGCAGATACGCTTCATCTACGGCAGCAACTTTCCGATCGAGGTGCGGCACTACCTGGCAGACTGGATCGAGGAACGATTGCT CAACGCGCCGGTGTACACGAACGACCAGGAGGCGGTGTACGAGCAGGATGCGGCCAACTTTCTCAACCAGCTCATCATGGAGCTGGAGCGGACGGCGATCAACCTGCCGGAGAGCAACTTCACGATCAAGATACGGCTGAACGAGTCGGCCCGGAACTTCCGCCAGCTGTTCTCGCACAATCCGGCCCAGCTGTACCAGCACCTGATGAACTGTCTGCACCGGGAGCGCCAGTGCGTCGCCTACCCGGACGAGTGCGTGAACGTGCAGGACCCGGAGGTGACGGAGGTGTTCAACGCGGTCCAGCAGCTGCAGATCATGGTGCGCACGAACGAGAACGACAACCGGAACCTGATGAAGGAGTACGAGCATCTGCTGCTGGAGGTGCACGAGCTGCAGAAAAACCGGGCCCAGCTGGAGACGATCGAGAACGCGGAGATGCGGGCGCACGCGCACAACCAGCTCGCCCAGCACCAGAAGATGGTGAACGATCGGCTGCAGCTGTGCACCGGGAAGCGGCTCGCGCTCGTCGACGGCTTCCGCAAGACGATCCTCATCACGGACGAGGTGCAGAACAAGGTGCTGAACAAGTATCTGTCGCAGTGGAAGATTAACCAGGGCTTTGCCGGCAACGGGGCGTCGATGATGAGCGCGAGCAACCTCGACACGATACAGGCGTGGTGCGAAAGCCTGGCCGAGATCATCTGGAGCACCAAGGATCAGATCCGGCTGGCGATCAAGAACAAGTCGAAGCTGCACGTCGAGCAGGAGGACGTGCCGGACCTGCTGCCGCAGGCGATGGTCGACGTGACCAACCTGCTGAAGATGCTCATTACCAACACGTTCATCATCGAGAAGCAGCCGCCGCAGGTGATGAAGACGAACACGCGGTTCGCCGCGACGGTCCGGCTGCTCGTCGGCAACACGCTCAACATCAAGATGGTCAACCCGCAAGTGAAGGTGTCCATCATTTCCG AGGCACAGGCACAGCAGACGCAACAGACCAACAAAGCTTCCGAGCAGTCGTGCGGCGAAATCATGAACAACATCGGCAATCTGGAGTACAACGAAACGACCAAGCAGCTGTCAGTGAGCTTCAG AAACATGCAGTTGAAGAAGATCAAGCGCGCAGAGAAGAAGGGCACCGAGTGTGTGATGGATGAAAAGTTTGCGCTCCTGTTTCAGTCCAGCTTTGCCGTCGGCCATGGCGATCTCGTCTTTTCG GTATGGACCATCTCGCTGCCCGTGGTCGTGATCGTGCACGGCAACCAGGAGCCACAGTCGTGGGCCACCATCACCTGGGACAATGCGTTCGCGGACATCAACCGGATCCCGTTCCAGGTGCCGGACAAGGTGATCTGGAACCAGCTGGCCGAGGCGCTCAACATGAAGTTCCGCGCGTCGACCGGACGTTCGCTCACGGCAGAGAATATGCACTTCCTGTGCGAGAAGGCGTTCAAAACGAACCTGCCGTTCCCGGTGCCGAACGATCTGACCATCATGTGGTCGCAGTTCTGCAAGGAGCCGATCCCGGACCGCTCGTTCACGTTCTGGGACTGGTTCTACGCGGCGATGAAGGTGACGCGCGAGCATCTGCGCGGCCCGTGGATGGACGGCAGCATTATCGGCTTCATACACAAGTCCAAGGCCGAGGACTATCTGCTCAAGTGCCCGCGCGGTACCTTTCTGTTGCGCTTCTCCGACAGCGAGCTCG GTGGCATTACCATCGCCTGGGTAAACGAGGGCAACGACGGGCAGCCCCAGATACTGCACATTCAGCCGTTCACGGCCAAAGACTTCTCCACCCGGTCGCTGTCCGACCGCATCCGCGACTTTGACGATCTCTTCTACCTGTACCCGAACAAGCCGAAGCACGAAGCGTTCGACCGGTACACGACGCCGGCCGGGCCGCCGCGCAACAAAAACTACATCGCGTCCGAGGTGCGGGCGGTACTGATGCCCGGCCCGACCAACAACCAGATGAACAGCTTCCCGAACACCCCGTCCTACAACATCCAGTCGCCGGATGCGTCCCGCGATACGCCCTCGACCGG
- the LOC1272172 gene encoding signal transducer and transcription activator isoform X3 has translation MSLWARVNQLPQPILEQIRFIYGSNFPIEVRHYLADWIEERLLNAPVYTNDQEAVYEQDAANFLNQLIMELERTAINLPESNFTIKIRLNESARNFRQLFSHNPAQLYQHLMNCLHRERQCVAYPDECVNVQDPEVTEVFNAVQQLQIMVRTNENDNRNLMKEYEHLLLEVHELQKNRAQLETIENAEMRAHAHNQLAQHQKMVNDRLQLCTGKRLALVDGFRKTILITDEVQNKVLNKYLSQWKINQGFAGNGASMMSASNLDTIQAWCESLAEIIWSTKDQIRLAIKNKSKLHVEQEDVPDLLPQAMVDVTNLLKMLITNTFIIEKQPPQVMKTNTRFAATVRLLVGNTLNIKMVNPQVKVSIISEAQAQQTQQTNKASEQSCGEIMNNIGNLEYNETTKQLSVSFRNMQLKKIKRAEKKGTECVMDEKFALLFQSSFAVGHGDLVFSVWTISLPVVVIVHGNQEPQSWATITWDNAFADINRIPFQVPDKVIWNQLAEALNMKFRASTGRSLTAENMHFLCEKAFKTNLPFPVPNDLTIMWSQFCKEPIPDRSFTFWDWFYAAMKVTREHLRGPWMDGSIIGFIHKSKAEDYLLKCPRGTFLLRFSDSELGGITIAWVNEGNDGQPQILHIQPFTAKDFSTRSLSDRIRDFDDLFYLYPNKPKHEAFDRYTTPAGPPRNKNYIASEVRAVLMPGPTNNQMNSFPNTPSYNIQSPDASRDTPSTGMRAYHCYGQTNYGQVPDFELENIGMFSSQYH, from the exons ATGTCACTGTGGGCCCGGGTGAACCAGCTGCCGCAGCCGATCCTGGAGCAGATACGCTTCATCTACGGCAGCAACTTTCCGATCGAGGTGCGGCACTACCTGGCAGACTGGATCGAGGAACGATTGCT CAACGCGCCGGTGTACACGAACGACCAGGAGGCGGTGTACGAGCAGGATGCGGCCAACTTTCTCAACCAGCTCATCATGGAGCTGGAGCGGACGGCGATCAACCTGCCGGAGAGCAACTTCACGATCAAGATACGGCTGAACGAGTCGGCCCGGAACTTCCGCCAGCTGTTCTCGCACAATCCGGCCCAGCTGTACCAGCACCTGATGAACTGTCTGCACCGGGAGCGCCAGTGCGTCGCCTACCCGGACGAGTGCGTGAACGTGCAGGACCCGGAGGTGACGGAGGTGTTCAACGCGGTCCAGCAGCTGCAGATCATGGTGCGCACGAACGAGAACGACAACCGGAACCTGATGAAGGAGTACGAGCATCTGCTGCTGGAGGTGCACGAGCTGCAGAAAAACCGGGCCCAGCTGGAGACGATCGAGAACGCGGAGATGCGGGCGCACGCGCACAACCAGCTCGCCCAGCACCAGAAGATGGTGAACGATCGGCTGCAGCTGTGCACCGGGAAGCGGCTCGCGCTCGTCGACGGCTTCCGCAAGACGATCCTCATCACGGACGAGGTGCAGAACAAGGTGCTGAACAAGTATCTGTCGCAGTGGAAGATTAACCAGGGCTTTGCCGGCAACGGGGCGTCGATGATGAGCGCGAGCAACCTCGACACGATACAGGCGTGGTGCGAAAGCCTGGCCGAGATCATCTGGAGCACCAAGGATCAGATCCGGCTGGCGATCAAGAACAAGTCGAAGCTGCACGTCGAGCAGGAGGACGTGCCGGACCTGCTGCCGCAGGCGATGGTCGACGTGACCAACCTGCTGAAGATGCTCATTACCAACACGTTCATCATCGAGAAGCAGCCGCCGCAGGTGATGAAGACGAACACGCGGTTCGCCGCGACGGTCCGGCTGCTCGTCGGCAACACGCTCAACATCAAGATGGTCAACCCGCAAGTGAAGGTGTCCATCATTTCCG AGGCACAGGCACAGCAGACGCAACAGACCAACAAAGCTTCCGAGCAGTCGTGCGGCGAAATCATGAACAACATCGGCAATCTGGAGTACAACGAAACGACCAAGCAGCTGTCAGTGAGCTTCAG AAACATGCAGTTGAAGAAGATCAAGCGCGCAGAGAAGAAGGGCACCGAGTGTGTGATGGATGAAAAGTTTGCGCTCCTGTTTCAGTCCAGCTTTGCCGTCGGCCATGGCGATCTCGTCTTTTCG GTATGGACCATCTCGCTGCCCGTGGTCGTGATCGTGCACGGCAACCAGGAGCCACAGTCGTGGGCCACCATCACCTGGGACAATGCGTTCGCGGACATCAACCGGATCCCGTTCCAGGTGCCGGACAAGGTGATCTGGAACCAGCTGGCCGAGGCGCTCAACATGAAGTTCCGCGCGTCGACCGGACGTTCGCTCACGGCAGAGAATATGCACTTCCTGTGCGAGAAGGCGTTCAAAACGAACCTGCCGTTCCCGGTGCCGAACGATCTGACCATCATGTGGTCGCAGTTCTGCAAGGAGCCGATCCCGGACCGCTCGTTCACGTTCTGGGACTGGTTCTACGCGGCGATGAAGGTGACGCGCGAGCATCTGCGCGGCCCGTGGATGGACGGCAGCATTATCGGCTTCATACACAAGTCCAAGGCCGAGGACTATCTGCTCAAGTGCCCGCGCGGTACCTTTCTGTTGCGCTTCTCCGACAGCGAGCTCG GTGGCATTACCATCGCCTGGGTAAACGAGGGCAACGACGGGCAGCCCCAGATACTGCACATTCAGCCGTTCACGGCCAAAGACTTCTCCACCCGGTCGCTGTCCGACCGCATCCGCGACTTTGACGATCTCTTCTACCTGTACCCGAACAAGCCGAAGCACGAAGCGTTCGACCGGTACACGACGCCGGCCGGGCCGCCGCGCAACAAAAACTACATCGCGTCCGAGGTGCGGGCGGTACTGATGCCCGGCCCGACCAACAACCAGATGAACAGCTTCCCGAACACCCCGTCCTACAACATCCAGTCGCCGGATGCGTCCCGCGATACGCCCTCGACCGG CATGAGAGCATATCATTG
- the LOC1272172 gene encoding signal transducer and transcription activator isoform X2, whose translation MSLWARVNQLPQPILEQIRFIYGSNFPIEVRHYLADWIEERLLNAPVYTNDQEAVYEQDAANFLNQLIMELERTAINLPESNFTIKIRLNESARNFRQLFSHNPAQLYQHLMNCLHRERQCVAYPDECVNVQDPEVTEVFNAVQQLQIMVRTNENDNRNLMKEYEHLLLEVHELQKNRAQLETIENAEMRAHAHNQLAQHQKMVNDRLQLCTGKRLALVDGFRKTILITDEVQNKVLNKYLSQWKINQGFAGNGASMMSASNLDTIQAWCESLAEIIWSTKDQIRLAIKNKSKLHVEQEDVPDLLPQAMVDVTNLLKMLITNTFIIEKQPPQVMKTNTRFAATVRLLVGNTLNIKMVNPQVKVSIISEAQAQQTQQTNKASEQSCGEIMNNIGNLEYNETTKQLSVSFRNMQLKKIKRAEKKGTECVMDEKFALLFQSSFAVGHGDLVFSVWTISLPVVVIVHGNQEPQSWATITWDNAFADINRIPFQVPDKVIWNQLAEALNMKFRASTGRSLTAENMHFLCEKAFKTNLPFPVPNDLTIMWSQFCKEPIPDRSFTFWDWFYAAMKVTREHLRGPWMDGSIIGFIHKSKAEDYLLKCPRGTFLLRFSDSELGGITIAWVNEGNDGQPQILHIQPFTAKDFSTRSLSDRIRDFDDLFYLYPNKPKHEAFDRYTTPAGPPRNKNYIASEVRAVLMPGPTNNQMNSFPNTPSYNIQSPDASRDTPSTGVVARPVLRNANALRNQKIIPLFSKIANKIVYFENIS comes from the exons ATGTCACTGTGGGCCCGGGTGAACCAGCTGCCGCAGCCGATCCTGGAGCAGATACGCTTCATCTACGGCAGCAACTTTCCGATCGAGGTGCGGCACTACCTGGCAGACTGGATCGAGGAACGATTGCT CAACGCGCCGGTGTACACGAACGACCAGGAGGCGGTGTACGAGCAGGATGCGGCCAACTTTCTCAACCAGCTCATCATGGAGCTGGAGCGGACGGCGATCAACCTGCCGGAGAGCAACTTCACGATCAAGATACGGCTGAACGAGTCGGCCCGGAACTTCCGCCAGCTGTTCTCGCACAATCCGGCCCAGCTGTACCAGCACCTGATGAACTGTCTGCACCGGGAGCGCCAGTGCGTCGCCTACCCGGACGAGTGCGTGAACGTGCAGGACCCGGAGGTGACGGAGGTGTTCAACGCGGTCCAGCAGCTGCAGATCATGGTGCGCACGAACGAGAACGACAACCGGAACCTGATGAAGGAGTACGAGCATCTGCTGCTGGAGGTGCACGAGCTGCAGAAAAACCGGGCCCAGCTGGAGACGATCGAGAACGCGGAGATGCGGGCGCACGCGCACAACCAGCTCGCCCAGCACCAGAAGATGGTGAACGATCGGCTGCAGCTGTGCACCGGGAAGCGGCTCGCGCTCGTCGACGGCTTCCGCAAGACGATCCTCATCACGGACGAGGTGCAGAACAAGGTGCTGAACAAGTATCTGTCGCAGTGGAAGATTAACCAGGGCTTTGCCGGCAACGGGGCGTCGATGATGAGCGCGAGCAACCTCGACACGATACAGGCGTGGTGCGAAAGCCTGGCCGAGATCATCTGGAGCACCAAGGATCAGATCCGGCTGGCGATCAAGAACAAGTCGAAGCTGCACGTCGAGCAGGAGGACGTGCCGGACCTGCTGCCGCAGGCGATGGTCGACGTGACCAACCTGCTGAAGATGCTCATTACCAACACGTTCATCATCGAGAAGCAGCCGCCGCAGGTGATGAAGACGAACACGCGGTTCGCCGCGACGGTCCGGCTGCTCGTCGGCAACACGCTCAACATCAAGATGGTCAACCCGCAAGTGAAGGTGTCCATCATTTCCG AGGCACAGGCACAGCAGACGCAACAGACCAACAAAGCTTCCGAGCAGTCGTGCGGCGAAATCATGAACAACATCGGCAATCTGGAGTACAACGAAACGACCAAGCAGCTGTCAGTGAGCTTCAG AAACATGCAGTTGAAGAAGATCAAGCGCGCAGAGAAGAAGGGCACCGAGTGTGTGATGGATGAAAAGTTTGCGCTCCTGTTTCAGTCCAGCTTTGCCGTCGGCCATGGCGATCTCGTCTTTTCG GTATGGACCATCTCGCTGCCCGTGGTCGTGATCGTGCACGGCAACCAGGAGCCACAGTCGTGGGCCACCATCACCTGGGACAATGCGTTCGCGGACATCAACCGGATCCCGTTCCAGGTGCCGGACAAGGTGATCTGGAACCAGCTGGCCGAGGCGCTCAACATGAAGTTCCGCGCGTCGACCGGACGTTCGCTCACGGCAGAGAATATGCACTTCCTGTGCGAGAAGGCGTTCAAAACGAACCTGCCGTTCCCGGTGCCGAACGATCTGACCATCATGTGGTCGCAGTTCTGCAAGGAGCCGATCCCGGACCGCTCGTTCACGTTCTGGGACTGGTTCTACGCGGCGATGAAGGTGACGCGCGAGCATCTGCGCGGCCCGTGGATGGACGGCAGCATTATCGGCTTCATACACAAGTCCAAGGCCGAGGACTATCTGCTCAAGTGCCCGCGCGGTACCTTTCTGTTGCGCTTCTCCGACAGCGAGCTCG GTGGCATTACCATCGCCTGGGTAAACGAGGGCAACGACGGGCAGCCCCAGATACTGCACATTCAGCCGTTCACGGCCAAAGACTTCTCCACCCGGTCGCTGTCCGACCGCATCCGCGACTTTGACGATCTCTTCTACCTGTACCCGAACAAGCCGAAGCACGAAGCGTTCGACCGGTACACGACGCCGGCCGGGCCGCCGCGCAACAAAAACTACATCGCGTCCGAGGTGCGGGCGGTACTGATGCCCGGCCCGACCAACAACCAGATGAACAGCTTCCCGAACACCCCGTCCTACAACATCCAGTCGCCGGATGCGTCCCGCGATACGCCCTCGACCGG
- the LOC1272172 gene encoding signal transducer and transcription activator isoform X5, whose protein sequence is MSLWARVNQLPQPILEQIRFIYGSNFPIEVRHYLADWIEERLLNAPVYTNDQEAVYEQDAANFLNQLIMELERTAINLPESNFTIKIRLNESARNFRQLFSHNPAQLYQHLMNCLHRERQCVAYPDECVNVQDPEVTEVFNAVQQLQIMVRTNENDNRNLMKEYEHLLLEVHELQKNRAQLETIENAEMRAHAHNQLAQHQKMVNDRLQLCTGKRLALVDGFRKTILITDEVQNKVLNKYLSQWKINQGFAGNGASMMSASNLDTIQAWCESLAEIIWSTKDQIRLAIKNKSKLHVEQEDVPDLLPQAMVDVTNLLKMLITNTFIIEKQPPQVMKTNTRFAATVRLLVGNTLNIKMVNPQVKVSIISEAQAQQTQQTNKASEQSCGEIMNNIGNLEYNETTKQLSVSFRNMQLKKIKRAEKKGTECVMDEKFALLFQSSFAVGHGDLVFSVWTISLPVVVIVHGNQEPQSWATITWDNAFADINRIPFQVPDKVIWNQLAEALNMKFRASTGRSLTAENMHFLCEKAFKTNLPFPVPNDLTIMWSQFCKEPIPDRSFTFWDWFYAAMKVTREHLRGPWMDGSIIGFIHKSKAEDYLLKCPRGTFLLRFSDSELGGITIAWVNEGNDGQPQILHIQPFTAKDFSTRSLSDRIRDFDDLFYLYPNKPKHEAFDRYTTPAGPPRNKNYIASEVRAVLMPGPTNNQMNSFPNTPSYNIQSPDASRDTPSTGYQNSTIMHL, encoded by the exons ATGTCACTGTGGGCCCGGGTGAACCAGCTGCCGCAGCCGATCCTGGAGCAGATACGCTTCATCTACGGCAGCAACTTTCCGATCGAGGTGCGGCACTACCTGGCAGACTGGATCGAGGAACGATTGCT CAACGCGCCGGTGTACACGAACGACCAGGAGGCGGTGTACGAGCAGGATGCGGCCAACTTTCTCAACCAGCTCATCATGGAGCTGGAGCGGACGGCGATCAACCTGCCGGAGAGCAACTTCACGATCAAGATACGGCTGAACGAGTCGGCCCGGAACTTCCGCCAGCTGTTCTCGCACAATCCGGCCCAGCTGTACCAGCACCTGATGAACTGTCTGCACCGGGAGCGCCAGTGCGTCGCCTACCCGGACGAGTGCGTGAACGTGCAGGACCCGGAGGTGACGGAGGTGTTCAACGCGGTCCAGCAGCTGCAGATCATGGTGCGCACGAACGAGAACGACAACCGGAACCTGATGAAGGAGTACGAGCATCTGCTGCTGGAGGTGCACGAGCTGCAGAAAAACCGGGCCCAGCTGGAGACGATCGAGAACGCGGAGATGCGGGCGCACGCGCACAACCAGCTCGCCCAGCACCAGAAGATGGTGAACGATCGGCTGCAGCTGTGCACCGGGAAGCGGCTCGCGCTCGTCGACGGCTTCCGCAAGACGATCCTCATCACGGACGAGGTGCAGAACAAGGTGCTGAACAAGTATCTGTCGCAGTGGAAGATTAACCAGGGCTTTGCCGGCAACGGGGCGTCGATGATGAGCGCGAGCAACCTCGACACGATACAGGCGTGGTGCGAAAGCCTGGCCGAGATCATCTGGAGCACCAAGGATCAGATCCGGCTGGCGATCAAGAACAAGTCGAAGCTGCACGTCGAGCAGGAGGACGTGCCGGACCTGCTGCCGCAGGCGATGGTCGACGTGACCAACCTGCTGAAGATGCTCATTACCAACACGTTCATCATCGAGAAGCAGCCGCCGCAGGTGATGAAGACGAACACGCGGTTCGCCGCGACGGTCCGGCTGCTCGTCGGCAACACGCTCAACATCAAGATGGTCAACCCGCAAGTGAAGGTGTCCATCATTTCCG AGGCACAGGCACAGCAGACGCAACAGACCAACAAAGCTTCCGAGCAGTCGTGCGGCGAAATCATGAACAACATCGGCAATCTGGAGTACAACGAAACGACCAAGCAGCTGTCAGTGAGCTTCAG AAACATGCAGTTGAAGAAGATCAAGCGCGCAGAGAAGAAGGGCACCGAGTGTGTGATGGATGAAAAGTTTGCGCTCCTGTTTCAGTCCAGCTTTGCCGTCGGCCATGGCGATCTCGTCTTTTCG GTATGGACCATCTCGCTGCCCGTGGTCGTGATCGTGCACGGCAACCAGGAGCCACAGTCGTGGGCCACCATCACCTGGGACAATGCGTTCGCGGACATCAACCGGATCCCGTTCCAGGTGCCGGACAAGGTGATCTGGAACCAGCTGGCCGAGGCGCTCAACATGAAGTTCCGCGCGTCGACCGGACGTTCGCTCACGGCAGAGAATATGCACTTCCTGTGCGAGAAGGCGTTCAAAACGAACCTGCCGTTCCCGGTGCCGAACGATCTGACCATCATGTGGTCGCAGTTCTGCAAGGAGCCGATCCCGGACCGCTCGTTCACGTTCTGGGACTGGTTCTACGCGGCGATGAAGGTGACGCGCGAGCATCTGCGCGGCCCGTGGATGGACGGCAGCATTATCGGCTTCATACACAAGTCCAAGGCCGAGGACTATCTGCTCAAGTGCCCGCGCGGTACCTTTCTGTTGCGCTTCTCCGACAGCGAGCTCG GTGGCATTACCATCGCCTGGGTAAACGAGGGCAACGACGGGCAGCCCCAGATACTGCACATTCAGCCGTTCACGGCCAAAGACTTCTCCACCCGGTCGCTGTCCGACCGCATCCGCGACTTTGACGATCTCTTCTACCTGTACCCGAACAAGCCGAAGCACGAAGCGTTCGACCGGTACACGACGCCGGCCGGGCCGCCGCGCAACAAAAACTACATCGCGTCCGAGGTGCGGGCGGTACTGATGCCCGGCCCGACCAACAACCAGATGAACAGCTTCCCGAACACCCCGTCCTACAACATCCAGTCGCCGGATGCGTCCCGCGATACGCCCTCGACCGG CTATCAGAACAGTACGATTATGCACCTTTAG